The sequence below is a genomic window from Thiomonas sp. FB-Cd.
TGCGCCGGACTGATCTGCCCTGTGTTGCTCACGCCGTTGTCGGAATACACGATGAGCACGGGCTTGAGCCGACCCTGCGCCCGCACCTGACGCAGCGCAAGGCCAATGGCATCCCCCAATGCGGTGTCATCGCCCAGCATCCCGATGCGCGCACGCTCGAGCATGGCGCCGGCGAGTTGGCGGTCGAAGGTTGGCGGAAGCAGCGTGGCTGCATGGCTACCGAAAGCAATAATGCCGAAACGATCACCCTCCCGCGCGTGCACGAAACGCTCGAATACCCGCTTGACCACCGCCAGCCGCTCAGCCGGCTTGCCGTTCCAGCGCAGGTCAGTGATGCTCATGGTCAAGGATGTATCCAGCAGCACGACGACGTCTCGACCCTGCCGCGGCGGCTGCACCCAAGCGCCGAGGCGCTGTGGCTCGGCCAGTGCCAGCACCCAGCAGGCCAAAGCAAGCGCTGGAAGCAGGCGGCGCATCGAGGAATGCCGGGCGTGCGCCGGCACCGCCCGCAACAGGCCGTGCAGATCGGGATGCAACAACGCGATGCGAGGCCGCGCTCGCTCAGGCACCCCGCCTCGCCGCAGAAGCAACCAGCCCAGGAGGGCGACGGCGGGCAGGAGCGCGAACGCCAGCGGGCGATCCCAGTGCAGATTGCTTGCGATCGCGTGCTGCAAATCCTGCCAGGGCATGGACCATGCGCGGATCATCGCCCAGCCTCGTTCTTTGGCGGAGGTGCGTGCCCCCGGACGCAGCGCGCGCACCCACCATCCCCCGCCAGATCTGCCAGCGAAGTGCCGTACGCAACGCATGCAGCAGTTCGGGCAAGGCGCCAGGGTCGGCGCCAGGGTCGAAACGCAGGGTGTCGGCCATGGCGCGCACAACCGCAGGAAGGACAGCCGACGGTACGCCAGCTGCCGCGCTGCAGGCCAGGGCGGCACTGGCTAGACGAGATGCATCGGCAGCATTCGCACAAACCATTGCCTGCGCCCGGATGCGCCGCAAGGCGCGCAGGCCACGCAGCGGCTTGCGCGCTCGCCCGATAACCCAAGTGGCGGCGACTGCCGCCACAAGCATTGCCGTGACAAGAAGCACGCCCCATGGCCCCTGCCACCACGACGCCGCGGCCGGCGGCGGGAATGGACGTGGTGGCACGATGTCCGCCAGCGCGGATAGACGATCGATCATGAATGCCGCCGGGACGCCCCAATTTCGGCTGCGTGCGGGCGTGAAGGCCATGCCTCTTTGGGCGCTTCACCCTCCCTGCCTGATCTCCGTGCCGCCGTCGTGCGGCCGCCTGCGGCGACCCTCGCGCCCAGCGCGGCACCGAGGGCGTGCAGCATGGATGCACCGTCGTCAGTGGTGTGCAATTCAACCAGCCGCGCCCCGGCGGCCTCAAGCTGATGCAAGCGAGCGGCGGCAGATTGCTGCGCAGCCTGCGCATAGTGCCCTCGCAGCCGCTCATCCGTTTGCAGCCAACCAACCGCTCCAGTGGCCAGGTCCTCGAACCACGCCTGCCCCATCGAGTCAAGCGTGATTTCTGCCGGGTCGCGGATGAACAGCACCAGCACTTCGGCCGCCACGCCCAAGCTCCACAAGGATGAGGCAGCGGATGCGTCGAACCAGGACCAGTCACCCGCCATGACGATCCGTGTGGGCCGAGGGTTGCTGCTGCCCAAGCGCTTCGCCCACGCGGCGAACTGCATCTGGGATTGCCGTGGCGCAGCTCGTGCAAAAGGTGCAGGGGTCGCCAGCAGCGTCTCAACCATCAACCAGTTTGCCAGCCGCCGCACCGCTGGCACGCCGCGGCCAAAGCCTCGCACGTGCAGCCCATCATCCTTCCAAAGACTGCAGGTAATCGCCGTCTGCGCCGACTGCTTGGCCTGCATGCCTGCGGCCAGCTGTACCGCACGCGCGGCTTGCTGTGCCTTGGTTCGCACGCGCGTGCCGAAGGCCATGCTCCCGCGCAAGTCGATCAACCCGTGCCAGGCGCCGGCGTGCTCCTCGTGGTGCAGCTTCACATGGGGCTTGCCGGTACGGGCCATCAATGTCCAGTGCATGCTGCGCAGGTCGTCGCCCGCTTGGTAGGCTCGGCTTTCGACGTAGTCCATCCCGCGCCCGGTAAACACCGACCCTCCCTCGCCCGGGTTACGCCGCCGGGTCGCCAGACTCGGTGGCGCCACTTTCGGGCCCTTGCCTAGCAAGGCGGCGAGCTCGACCCAGTCCTGGGCGCTGAGCAGCGTGAGGGGGCCCGACGCAGGCACCGAGGGCTGTCCCAAGATGTCCCGCAGGGTGCCCAGCGCTTTGCGCAGATTAAGCGGCCTGCCGTGCATGACCGAGGATCAGGCTAGGGTACCGGGATCGCTTGCAGGAGCGCGGCGACCAGATCGTCGGTGCTGAGGCCCTGCAAATCGGCCTCGAGCGCAAGCACGATGCGATGGCGCAACACATCGGGCGCAAGCTCTTGAATGTCGTCGGGCAGTACAAAATCGCGGCCGCGCAAGTAGGCCAGCGCCTGCGCGGCGTGGGCCAGGGCCAAAACGGCGCGCGGAGAGGCGCCAGCCTCGACCATCCCCTGCAGTCGCGGCACATGGGCGCCCGGGGTGCGCGTCGCACGGACCAGTTCGACGATGTAGTGGCGCAGGATCGGGGCCAGATGCACCCGGCGCACGGCATGCCGTGCATCCAGTACAGCAGCCGCGGACACCACTGTCGGCGGAGCCACCGCGTTCGCGGTGGGCGCTAGGTCGCGCGCCATGGACATGTCCAGAATTCGCAGCTCTTCGTCAGCTTGCGGATAGTCCAACACCACGTGCAGCAAGAACCGATCGAGTTGGGCTTCGGGCAGCGGATAGGTGCCTGACTGCTCGAGCGGATTTTGGGTCGCCATCACCAAGAAAAGTGCGGGCAAAGCCCGCGTGACGCCGCCCACGGTGACCTGCCGCTCCTGCATCGCCTCCAGCAGCGCCGACTGCACCTTGGCTGGCGCCCGGTTGATTTCGTCCGCCAGCACAATGTCGTGGAACAGCGGCCCCGGAACGAAGCGCATTGCACCCTCCCCGGGCAAATACACGTCGGTCCCTGTCAGGTCGCCAGGCAGCAGGTCGGGGGTGAACTGGACACGCTGGAATCCCGCGTGAACCGCCTCGGCAAGCGCCTTCACAGCCGTGGTCTTCGCCAGCCCCGGCAACCCCTCCACAAGCAGATGCCCACCCGTCAGGAGCGCGATGACCAAGCGGTCGAGCAGCGCCTGTTGGCCAACGATGGTCTGCGCAAGCTGCGCGCGCAGTGCCGCGATGGCGGCTGGGTCGTGGGGCGTGTTGGTGGCGTGAGCAGACATGGTGAGGGCGAGATGGCCAGAAAACGTCGGTTTTCAGGCGATTTGTCGCCCGACCGGTTGCGCAGATTGGCAGTTTTTACATCATCCGTAAACGATCCAGCCAGCGAATGCGCCGGCAAGCACCACCATCCAAGGAGGAGTCTTCCAGAACGCCAGGGCAGCGAATAGCCCTAGCGCCAGCGCAAAGTCCTGCCGCGTCAATACTGCATTGACCCAAACCGGATCGTAGAGCGCCGCCAGAAGCAGGCCGACCACCGCAGCGTTTAGCCCGGCCAACGCGCCGCGCGCGTACGTGCTGTGGCGCAGACGCTGCCAATAGGGCAGCACCGCGACCACCAGCAAGAATGCGGGCAAAAATATTGCAACCAGCGCCACCGTGGCGCCGACCCAGCCTTGCGGCGGGCGCTGCATGACCGCACCGAGAAATGCGGCGAAACTGAACAAGGGTCCGGGCAGCGCTTGCGCGGCACCGTAGCCCGCAAGGAAATGGGCCTGCGAGACCCATCCGGGCCGCACGATCGCCGTTTGCAACAGGGGCAAAACGACATGCCCGCCACCGAACACAAGCGAAGACACGCGGTCGAAGGCGGCGGCCACTCGCAACACCGGACTGTCCAGGGCCTGCGCCAGTGCCGGCAAGCCCACGAGCAAGGCGAAAAACCCGCCGAGCGCTGCAAGCGCCATGCGATGGCCAAGCGTGCTGTGCACTGCATCCTCGTCACCACCCCGGGCGCCGGCAATTGGAGCGCCGCGAAGCAGAACCAAGCCCATCACGCCGGCGATGATGATCCCGCCGAGCTGGACCCAAGCCCCAGGCTCCAGCAAAACCCAAAGGGCGAAAACCATGGCGATGCCTATGCGCAGCGAATCTGTGCAAAAGCTCTTCGCCATGCCCCACACGGCCTGCGCCACCACGGCCACCGCCACCAGTTTGAGGCCATGCCCAATCCCCAGCGGCACGCTCATGTCCGGGTCATGCAACACAAACGCGAATCCCCACATCAGCAGCGCCGAAGGCAGCGTGAAGCCCAGCCACGCGGCGAGACCGCCCGGCAGGCCGGCGCGCAACAGCCCGATACCG
It includes:
- a CDS encoding VWA domain-containing protein, giving the protein MPWQDLQHAIASNLHWDRPLAFALLPAVALLGWLLLRRGGVPERARPRIALLHPDLHGLLRAVPAHARHSSMRRLLPALALACWVLALAEPQRLGAWVQPPRQGRDVVVLLDTSLTMSITDLRWNGKPAERLAVVKRVFERFVHAREGDRFGIIAFGSHAATLLPPTFDRQLAGAMLERARIGMLGDDTALGDAIGLALRQVRAQGRLKPVLIVYSDNGVSNTGQISPAQAAALAHALGIRIFTVQVGDTPASGKPYTVPAYLGPQPDLRAIAQLTGGQYFYAADGGAQKAAIEAIGRLAPTLQPPAQHRRTQELYAWPLGLGIVLWLLAQWQRSPRSPRRARSAARAQRLSARESSR
- a CDS encoding DUF58 domain-containing protein translates to MHGRPLNLRKALGTLRDILGQPSVPASGPLTLLSAQDWVELAALLGKGPKVAPPSLATRRRNPGEGGSVFTGRGMDYVESRAYQAGDDLRSMHWTLMARTGKPHVKLHHEEHAGAWHGLIDLRGSMAFGTRVRTKAQQAARAVQLAAGMQAKQSAQTAITCSLWKDDGLHVRGFGRGVPAVRRLANWLMVETLLATPAPFARAAPRQSQMQFAAWAKRLGSSNPRPTRIVMAGDWSWFDASAASSLWSLGVAAEVLVLFIRDPAEITLDSMGQAWFEDLATGAVGWLQTDERLRGHYAQAAQQSAAARLHQLEAAGARLVELHTTDDGASMLHALGAALGARVAAGGRTTAARRSGREGEAPKEAWPSRPHAAEIGASRRHS
- a CDS encoding MoxR family ATPase, with protein sequence MSAHATNTPHDPAAIAALRAQLAQTIVGQQALLDRLVIALLTGGHLLVEGLPGLAKTTAVKALAEAVHAGFQRVQFTPDLLPGDLTGTDVYLPGEGAMRFVPGPLFHDIVLADEINRAPAKVQSALLEAMQERQVTVGGVTRALPALFLVMATQNPLEQSGTYPLPEAQLDRFLLHVVLDYPQADEELRILDMSMARDLAPTANAVAPPTVVSAAAVLDARHAVRRVHLAPILRHYIVELVRATRTPGAHVPRLQGMVEAGASPRAVLALAHAAQALAYLRGRDFVLPDDIQELAPDVLRHRIVLALEADLQGLSTDDLVAALLQAIPVP
- the chrA gene encoding chromate efflux transporter; translation: MTATTISRDRTSAWTILQVFLRLGLSSFGGPIAHLGYFRQEFVTRRRWLSEHAYADLVAVCQFLPGPSSSQVGIGIGLLRAGLPGGLAAWLGFTLPSALLMWGFAFVLHDPDMSVPLGIGHGLKLVAVAVVAQAVWGMAKSFCTDSLRIGIAMVFALWVLLEPGAWVQLGGIIIAGVMGLVLLRGAPIAGARGGDEDAVHSTLGHRMALAALGGFFALLVGLPALAQALDSPVLRVAAAFDRVSSLVFGGGHVVLPLLQTAIVRPGWVSQAHFLAGYGAAQALPGPLFSFAAFLGAVMQRPPQGWVGATVALVAIFLPAFLLVVAVLPYWQRLRHSTYARGALAGLNAAVVGLLLAALYDPVWVNAVLTRQDFALALGLFAALAFWKTPPWMVVLAGAFAGWIVYG